Proteins from a single region of Candidatus Cloacimonadota bacterium:
- a CDS encoding DUF86 domain-containing protein: MRNHLIHVYFDVDCETVWQTVQEDIPQLKKLFSSLL; the protein is encoded by the coding sequence ATGAGAAATCACTTAATTCATGTTTACTTCGATGTAGATTGTGAAACAGTCTGGCAAACAGTTCAGGAAGACATTCCACAACTAAAAAAACTTTTTTCATCATTATTATAA
- the nadD gene encoding nicotinate-nucleotide adenylyltransferase yields the protein MKIGILGGSFDPLHLGHIALAETAKKALNLDKVLFLPSGNHPFKKNTTILSAEKRYELVSKALKNYPGLETSRLDMVEDKTSYTSDLVRSLQEIYSEDELFMIAGDDIVAELPNWYEWKWLLENIQFVIAQRPETDRDIWDDLDYLEYFTFIKMPQHDISSTEIRRRIKQNKDISGLVPESILSEIKKYYK from the coding sequence ATGAAAATCGGAATTCTGGGCGGGTCTTTCGATCCGCTTCATTTGGGGCACATTGCTCTGGCAGAAACTGCCAAGAAAGCTTTGAATCTGGATAAAGTTCTTTTCCTGCCTTCTGGAAATCATCCTTTTAAGAAAAATACCACAATCCTTTCTGCTGAAAAAAGATATGAACTTGTTTCCAAAGCTTTAAAAAATTATCCCGGTCTTGAAACTTCCCGATTGGATATGGTTGAAGATAAAACCAGTTATACATCCGATCTTGTAAGAAGTCTGCAGGAAATATATTCGGAAGACGAACTATTTATGATTGCCGGTGATGATATCGTAGCAGAACTACCCAACTGGTATGAATGGAAATGGCTGTTGGAAAACATCCAATTTGTTATAGCTCAACGCCCCGAAACCGATCGTGATATCTGGGATGATCTGGATTATCTGGAATATTTCACTTTCATCAAAATGCCGCAGCATGATATTTCTTCTACAGAAATCAGGCGTCGAATAAAACAAAATAAAGATATTTCCGGTTTAGTTCCGGAAAGTATTTTATCTGAAATTAAAAAATATTATAAATAA
- a CDS encoding nucleotidyltransferase family protein translates to MFEIDTIIGKKKLIEFCKKNKIRKLSLFGSALRDELTNESDIDILVEFEHNHIPGLLKLASMENDLTEFIGRKVDLRTPAELSRYFRNEILLNAKNLYVASR, encoded by the coding sequence ATGTTTGAGATTGATACAATTATTGGTAAGAAAAAATTAATAGAATTTTGCAAGAAAAACAAAATTCGAAAATTATCTCTATTTGGCTCTGCCTTGCGTGATGAATTAACTAATGAAAGTGATATAGATATTCTAGTTGAATTTGAGCATAATCATATTCCTGGCCTACTAAAATTAGCTTCAATGGAAAATGATCTTACTGAATTTATTGGTAGAAAAGTTGATTTGAGAACTCCTGCTGAATTGAGCAGATATTTTCGTAATGAAATTCTCTTAAACGCAAAAAATCTGTATGTTGCCTCAAGATAA
- a CDS encoding nitroreductase family protein, with translation MKYTDNYEIDYSNRKPGQDADELFYKRWSPRSFQKEELPCETIKTIIAAAHWTQSAFNEQPWRFLTSTKDTFDKFLNLLVERNQMWAKNASVLGFIIAKKHFSQNDKNNRWANFDSGAAWMGLTLQARKLGLYTHGMAGIKRDEVYSKFGIDKERYRVICAFALGIIDKPEKLEKSFQKDEKPSARKTLEEVWKIGSWEE, from the coding sequence ATGAAATATACCGATAATTACGAAATTGATTATTCCAATCGAAAACCTGGCCAAGATGCAGATGAACTTTTTTATAAACGCTGGTCGCCCCGTTCGTTTCAGAAAGAAGAGCTTCCGTGCGAAACTATTAAAACCATCATCGCTGCTGCTCACTGGACGCAGAGTGCTTTCAACGAACAACCCTGGCGTTTTCTTACTTCTACCAAAGATACATTCGATAAATTCTTGAATCTTCTGGTAGAGCGCAATCAAATGTGGGCAAAAAATGCTTCCGTGTTAGGATTCATCATTGCCAAAAAACATTTTAGCCAAAATGATAAGAATAACCGCTGGGCAAATTTTGACAGTGGTGCTGCCTGGATGGGATTGACTTTACAGGCTCGCAAACTGGGACTATACACGCATGGAATGGCAGGCATAAAACGTGATGAAGTTTACAGCAAATTCGGCATCGATAAAGAAAGATATCGCGTCATCTGCGCCTTTGCTTTGGGCATTATCGATAAACCGGAAAAACTGGAGAAAAGCTTTCAAAAAGATGAAAAACCTTCTGCCCGAAAAACCTTAGAAGAAGTCTGGAAGATCGGAAGCTGGGAAGAGTAA
- the bamD gene encoding outer membrane protein assembly factor BamD: MKKFIYLLLVAFMLISCSSNKVSKLMPIEKKMQIADDFFERGKYHKAIPYYESVAFEKNSLLASKAQLKLADCYFNQNKFMDALFEYEHLIKLYNDAEEINRAYFQIGVCYWEESMSAHYTQEETRSAIDAFETFIEKFPFDKRKKDAIEYIQKCHYKLLKKKYYNGYAYYKMWDYPAAMMYFNEIIELGNTNKVDKLSLFYAARIYITREDRDNAILMQTKLNNKYPDSKETEKINKLIERKLK; encoded by the coding sequence GTGAAGAAATTTATTTATCTTTTACTAGTTGCTTTTATGCTGATTAGCTGTAGCAGCAACAAGGTTTCAAAATTGATGCCTATTGAAAAGAAAATGCAGATTGCTGATGATTTTTTTGAAAGAGGAAAGTATCATAAAGCAATTCCATATTACGAATCTGTTGCTTTTGAAAAGAATTCTCTTCTGGCTTCCAAAGCACAATTAAAACTGGCTGATTGCTATTTTAATCAGAACAAATTCATGGACGCTTTATTTGAATATGAACATCTGATAAAGCTTTATAATGATGCGGAAGAAATTAACAGGGCTTATTTTCAAATAGGCGTTTGCTATTGGGAAGAATCCATGAGTGCTCATTACACGCAGGAAGAAACGCGAAGTGCGATCGATGCCTTCGAAACTTTCATTGAAAAATTTCCCTTTGATAAGCGCAAAAAAGATGCCATCGAATACATTCAAAAATGCCATTATAAATTGCTGAAAAAGAAATACTACAATGGCTATGCTTATTACAAAATGTGGGATTATCCTGCTGCAATGATGTACTTCAACGAGATCATCGAACTGGGAAATACAAACAAAGTAGATAAGCTTTCTTTGTTTTATGCAGCACGAATTTACATAACACGCGAAGACAGAGATAATGCCATTCTTATGCAGACAAAATTGAATAATAAATACCCTGATAGCAAAGAGACCGAAAAGATAAATAAGCTTATCGAACGAAAATTGAAATAA